A window from Lachnoanaerobaculum umeaense encodes these proteins:
- a CDS encoding cobyrinate a,c-diamide synthase gives MNSTNKKAFMVSAMKSGSGKTLITLGLINTFKKKGESISIYKTGPDYIDTMYHEKIGGSYSTNLDPFFLEPDFRPNELKNLFYRNFTGDTAIIEGAMGLFDGVYGEGKRCSACVVSEEIGIDVVLVLDIDEIETVGEYLKKFSHLVKAVIINKVPLDYDIDLLKEKINELNLILLGFLYFDESYHIESRHLGLYEPQKDIFKIVDKVSIELSKHLDFDVLENFRINIDATISTKYTNFDKPKYRLAFAYDEAFSFTYTENICVLKEYGFEIVKFSPIHDKKLPDNISAIWLSGGYPELYAKELSSNTSMLNSIALAENIPIIAECGGFIYLHKSFENNNGEAFTGVGAIDGRVFKTPKLVRFGYIEIEAKSDSILMKKNQKIRSHEFHYYNSTNNGEYAHAIKANKSKEWRCINANKNIFAGFPHIYLRGYEFLIENLVKYLERKTNV, from the coding sequence ATGAACTCTACTAATAAAAAAGCCTTTATGGTTTCGGCAATGAAATCAGGTAGTGGAAAAACTCTTATTACTTTAGGGCTTATCAATACATTTAAAAAAAAGGGTGAAAGTATTTCTATATACAAAACAGGTCCTGACTACATAGATACTATGTATCATGAAAAAATAGGAGGTAGTTACTCAACAAATCTGGATCCGTTCTTCCTTGAGCCTGATTTTAGGCCAAATGAACTTAAAAACTTGTTTTATAGGAACTTTACAGGTGATACAGCCATCATAGAGGGAGCAATGGGACTTTTTGACGGAGTATATGGTGAAGGGAAAAGATGTAGTGCCTGTGTAGTATCGGAAGAGATAGGTATTGATGTAGTTTTAGTGTTAGATATAGATGAAATTGAGACTGTAGGTGAATATCTTAAAAAGTTTTCTCACCTTGTAAAAGCTGTAATAATAAATAAAGTACCTCTTGACTATGATATAGATTTATTGAAAGAAAAGATAAATGAATTAAATCTTATATTACTTGGATTCTTATATTTTGATGAAAGCTACCATATAGAGAGCAGACACTTGGGACTTTATGAGCCACAAAAAGATATATTTAAAATAGTAGATAAGGTATCTATTGAGCTATCAAAACATTTGGATTTTGATGTTTTAGAAAATTTTAGAATAAATATAGACGCTACCATATCAACCAAATACACAAATTTTGACAAGCCTAAATACAGACTTGCTTTTGCCTATGATGAGGCCTTTTCATTCACATATACAGAAAATATATGTGTACTAAAAGAATATGGCTTTGAAATAGTAAAATTCAGTCCAATACATGATAAGAAACTTCCGGATAATATATCTGCTATTTGGCTGTCAGGTGGTTATCCTGAACTTTATGCGAAAGAGTTATCTTCAAACACATCAATGTTAAATAGTATAGCTTTGGCAGAGAATATACCTATTATTGCCGAATGTGGTGGCTTTATATATTTACATAAGAGTTTTGAAAATAATAATGGAGAAGCTTTTACAGGCGTAGGGGCAATAGATGGAAGAGTTTTTAAAACACCAAAACTTGTAAGATTTGGATATATAGAGATAGAAGCAAAGTCTGACAGTATATTAATGAAAAAGAACCAAAAAATTCGCAGCCATGAGTTTCATTACTATAACTCTACAAATAATGGTGAGTATGCTCATGCTATTAAGGCAAATAAAAGCAAAGAATGGAGATGTATAAATGCAAATAAAAATATATTTGCAGGATTTCCACATATATATCTACGTGGCTATGAATTTTTAATAGAGAATTTAGTTAAATATTTAGAGAGGAAAACTAATGTATAA
- a CDS encoding nicotinate-nucleotide--dimethylbenzimidazole phosphoribosyltransferase has translation MYNLPVLTNIQNELLERLKKLLSGITSTSIEYKNMAKKHWDSIAKPLDSLGEFEKIFQKISAISENEIPNIDKKCITVMCADNGIVEEGISQSGKEVTLAVTKSMALGTSSISVLCKSTGSDLMIIDMGIDSFGTDIYSMGVINHKLMHGTNNFSKEKAMPFDITLRALLTGIEIVENLKESHVSIIGTGEMGIGNTTTSSALSAALLDLSVGDVTGRGAGLNNIKLKKKIDIIDKSINKYGFRDKLFLDSIKSKDLNIRIVSILDLLSSLGGLDIAALTGVFLGSAIYKSPVVIDGVISEVAALLAYFINPLCQEYMIASHLSREPVAGIIFDVLGLNPVIEASLALGEGSGCAMLFSLLDLIANIYTKNASFSDIKIEEYKRFV, from the coding sequence ATGTATAATCTACCGGTTTTAACAAATATACAAAATGAGTTATTGGAAAGGCTTAAAAAACTTTTATCCGGTATTACAAGCACTTCAATCGAATATAAAAATATGGCTAAAAAACATTGGGACAGTATTGCAAAGCCACTGGACAGTTTGGGAGAGTTTGAGAAGATATTTCAAAAAATATCTGCAATCTCTGAAAATGAGATTCCTAACATAGATAAAAAATGTATAACTGTTATGTGTGCCGATAATGGAATAGTGGAAGAGGGTATATCACAATCCGGTAAGGAAGTTACTCTGGCTGTTACAAAAAGTATGGCACTTGGAACTTCAAGTATTTCTGTTCTATGTAAAAGTACCGGTTCTGATTTGATGATAATCGATATGGGTATTGATAGCTTTGGTACAGATATCTACTCAATGGGTGTTATTAATCACAAGTTAATGCATGGCACCAATAATTTTTCAAAAGAAAAGGCAATGCCCTTTGATATAACACTAAGAGCATTACTTACAGGTATCGAGATAGTAGAAAATTTAAAGGAAAGCCATGTATCTATAATAGGTACAGGTGAGATGGGTATTGGGAATACTACAACATCTTCAGCACTTTCAGCAGCGCTTTTAGATTTATCTGTAGGAGATGTGACCGGAAGAGGTGCAGGCCTTAATAATATTAAATTAAAAAAGAAGATAGATATAATAGATAAAAGCATAAATAAATATGGCTTTAGAGATAAACTCTTTTTAGATTCCATAAAATCAAAAGATTTAAATATTAGAATAGTATCAATACTCGATCTACTATCATCACTTGGTGGATTGGATATTGCTGCTCTTACCGGAGTTTTTTTAGGAAGTGCTATATATAAATCACCTGTGGTTATAGATGGTGTGATTTCTGAAGTTGCAGCCCTTTTAGCTTATTTTATAAATCCACTTTGTCAAGAATATATGATTGCCTCACATCTAAGTCGCGAACCTGTAGCCGGTATAATATTTGATGTTTTAGGTCTAAATCCGGTTATAGAGGCCTCATTGGCCCTTGGAGAAGGCAGTGGATGTGCTATGTTATTTTCACTTCTTGATCTTATAGCAAATATTTATACAAAGAATGCTTCTTTTTCTGACATAAAGATAGAAGAGTATAAAAGATTTGTATGA